One part of the Arthrobacter tumbae genome encodes these proteins:
- a CDS encoding type II secretion system F family protein, producing MAGLQDDGLEDPALMMDLMASMLAAGSSLDRGLDVLARSASAPVGASLSAVKTALDLGASWDVAWAAVPHTKDVKAAQELGDALRFAGTTGAPSAAVVTAHAAQFRRRRNREAEQRAAALGVRLVVPLGLCSLPAFVCLGVIPILVGLFPAFT from the coding sequence GTGGCCGGGCTTCAGGATGACGGGCTGGAAGATCCAGCACTGATGATGGACCTGATGGCGTCCATGCTTGCTGCCGGCTCATCGCTGGACCGCGGTCTCGACGTCCTTGCGCGGTCGGCATCAGCCCCCGTGGGCGCTTCCCTCAGTGCCGTCAAGACTGCGCTGGATCTGGGTGCCTCCTGGGACGTTGCGTGGGCAGCAGTCCCGCATACGAAAGATGTGAAGGCAGCCCAGGAACTGGGAGATGCCCTACGGTTCGCCGGAACAACAGGGGCGCCGTCGGCCGCTGTGGTCACCGCGCACGCTGCACAGTTCAGACGGAGGAGAAACCGGGAAGCAGAGCAGCGAGCCGCTGCTCTCGGCGTGCGGCTCGTTGTGCCACTCGGACTCTGCTCCCTCCCGGCGTTCGTCTGCCTCGGCGTCATTCCCATTCTGGTGGGCCTCTTTCCGGCCTTCACGTAG
- a CDS encoding TadE family type IV pilus minor pilin — protein MAVALPAVVVVLAVVLAAAALGLSQLRIEEAARAGAREIMRGESSAVVEGTVRRIAGEQATIAIQSNGSYSAVTVETTVDVPVLELLDVNLSARAVALPEQE, from the coding sequence GTGGCAGTAGCACTCCCGGCAGTAGTGGTGGTCCTGGCCGTAGTTCTCGCTGCTGCTGCACTCGGCTTGTCTCAGCTGCGGATCGAGGAAGCGGCGAGGGCAGGGGCACGCGAGATCATGCGGGGCGAGTCGTCGGCCGTCGTCGAGGGCACAGTTCGGCGGATTGCAGGCGAGCAGGCGACTATCGCGATCCAGTCCAACGGCTCCTATAGTGCCGTCACCGTCGAGACCACGGTGGATGTGCCCGTGCTGGAGTTGCTCGACGTCAACCTCTCAGCCCGCGCGGTCGCCCTGCCGGAGCAGGAATGA
- a CDS encoding GNAT family N-acetyltransferase, with translation MGAALSEQLVRTWVSGWAKCRGYTPQDNGSSLSVLLTDQQNHLETIVYEPTISELLELAGETREDPFRVLTVVTNRSQDLIDAAAPLGMRVTDRQQALMCADMDGQDVEDPRPPDDEFKLEHIREDGCRRVSVTVDGEEAARGSVAKQDEHAVYDRIITSQQYRRRGLGSFVMRALTADILEDDVETGLLMASEEGRQLYQYLGWTHLADAFVIRR, from the coding sequence ATGGGAGCCGCTCTTTCCGAACAACTTGTCCGCACGTGGGTTTCCGGCTGGGCAAAATGTCGCGGTTACACGCCGCAGGACAACGGGAGCAGCCTGTCCGTTCTACTCACGGACCAGCAGAACCACCTCGAAACCATCGTCTACGAGCCCACGATCAGCGAATTGCTCGAGCTCGCCGGGGAGACTCGTGAAGATCCCTTCCGTGTGCTGACCGTCGTCACCAACCGCTCGCAGGACCTCATTGATGCCGCGGCTCCCCTCGGCATGCGGGTCACTGACCGCCAGCAGGCTCTGATGTGTGCAGATATGGACGGCCAGGACGTCGAAGACCCCCGCCCTCCCGACGACGAGTTCAAACTCGAGCACATCCGCGAGGATGGCTGCAGGCGTGTTTCCGTGACCGTGGACGGTGAGGAGGCTGCCCGGGGTTCGGTGGCCAAACAGGATGAACACGCTGTCTATGACCGCATCATCACTTCTCAGCAATACCGGCGGCGGGGCCTTGGCAGCTTTGTCATGCGCGCGCTGACCGCCGACATTCTGGAAGACGATGTCGAAACCGGACTGCTGATGGCCTCAGAGGAGGGACGCCAGCTGTACCAGTACCTGGGCTGGACCCACCTGGCTGATGCTTTTGTGATCCGCCGCTGA
- a CDS encoding DEAD/DEAH box helicase: MAAHDSLIPLLGGGDPEQLVHVRELPARDAVHSPWPAWVHPEVVEAYQARGIVEPWKHQSAAADAAHAGSHVVIATGTASGKSLSYQLPVLDAIHRSALEEKVSLEPAGTVALYLSPTKALAADQLSAITSLGLATVRADTYDGDTDSGARRWIRDHANLVLANPDMLHYGILPNHAWWARFFRRLTYVIVDEAHSYRGVFGSHVANLLRRLRRVCAYYGAEPVFIGASATSAAPAESFGKLIGAPVQAFTEDTSPHGATTVAFWEPQLTDLRGENGARQRRTVIAETSDLLANLVSAHVRTIAFIKSRRGAESIAANTKRLLSEVDPTLPGRVAAYRSGYLPEERRQLEGALRSGRLLGVASTSALELGIDISGLDAVLVAGWPGTRASLLQQIGRAGRSGQDALAAFVASDDPLDTYLVHHPEAVFDVGVEATVFDPANPYVLGPHLCAAAAELPLTIEDLPLFGDTAPALMDKLVDQGLLRNRPAGWFWTHPQSAAGMVNLRADGGGPINIIESETGTVLGTMDSPQSHYQAHTGAVYVHQGQSYVVEELNEQEHCAIVSRSNPDYYTQARDVTQIEVISELRNVPWGPIRVCFGEVKVTTQVISFQRKAFVSNEILGEEPLELGARDLFTKSVWFECDNRLLESSGISVADLPGALHAAEHAAIGLLPLVASSDRWDIGGVSTALHADTGLPTIFVYDGHPGGAGFAERGFEAAKTWLSATAEAIRSCECNTGCPSCVQSPKCGNRNNPLSKNGALTLLTMLLAQAPDGEPAPGKNMSDG, encoded by the coding sequence GTGGCTGCCCATGATTCCCTGATTCCGCTGCTCGGCGGTGGAGATCCCGAGCAGCTTGTTCATGTGAGGGAGCTTCCCGCCCGCGATGCGGTGCACAGTCCATGGCCGGCGTGGGTCCATCCCGAGGTGGTGGAGGCCTATCAGGCCCGGGGAATCGTAGAGCCGTGGAAGCACCAAAGTGCTGCGGCGGATGCCGCTCACGCAGGGTCTCACGTGGTCATCGCCACGGGTACTGCCTCGGGCAAGTCGCTCAGCTACCAGCTGCCGGTCCTTGACGCCATCCACCGGTCGGCGCTTGAGGAGAAGGTGTCGCTTGAGCCGGCCGGCACCGTCGCACTGTATCTCTCGCCGACCAAAGCGCTGGCCGCTGACCAGCTGTCTGCCATCACTTCCCTTGGATTGGCCACGGTCCGCGCAGACACGTACGACGGCGACACCGACTCTGGCGCCCGCCGCTGGATCCGTGACCACGCCAACCTGGTTCTGGCGAACCCGGACATGCTTCACTACGGAATCCTGCCGAATCACGCGTGGTGGGCGCGGTTCTTCCGGCGTCTTACCTATGTGATCGTGGACGAAGCACACAGCTACCGCGGTGTCTTCGGATCCCACGTCGCCAACCTGTTGCGGAGGCTTCGACGCGTCTGTGCCTACTACGGTGCGGAACCCGTCTTCATCGGAGCGTCAGCGACATCCGCCGCTCCCGCGGAGTCCTTCGGGAAGCTGATCGGCGCTCCGGTTCAAGCCTTCACCGAGGACACGTCGCCGCACGGGGCGACGACGGTGGCTTTCTGGGAGCCGCAGTTGACCGATCTTCGGGGCGAGAACGGCGCCCGACAGCGCCGGACGGTCATTGCCGAGACCTCCGATCTACTGGCCAACCTGGTCTCGGCGCACGTTCGGACCATCGCCTTCATCAAGTCGCGCCGGGGAGCCGAGAGCATCGCGGCGAACACCAAGCGGCTGCTCAGCGAAGTGGATCCCACGCTGCCGGGGCGCGTCGCGGCCTATCGGTCGGGGTACCTGCCCGAGGAGCGCCGCCAGTTGGAGGGTGCGCTGCGGTCCGGCCGGTTGCTGGGTGTGGCGAGTACATCCGCACTGGAGCTGGGAATCGACATTTCGGGTCTGGATGCCGTCCTTGTGGCCGGCTGGCCGGGCACCCGTGCATCCCTGCTGCAGCAGATCGGCCGGGCCGGACGATCGGGTCAGGACGCACTCGCCGCCTTCGTGGCCAGTGACGATCCGCTGGACACCTATCTGGTGCACCACCCCGAGGCGGTGTTCGACGTGGGCGTTGAGGCAACGGTGTTTGATCCCGCCAACCCCTACGTTCTGGGGCCGCACCTCTGTGCGGCAGCGGCGGAGCTGCCGCTGACGATTGAGGACCTTCCCCTCTTCGGGGATACCGCACCGGCGCTAATGGACAAGCTGGTGGACCAGGGGCTGCTGCGCAACCGCCCGGCAGGGTGGTTCTGGACACACCCGCAGAGTGCCGCAGGCATGGTGAACCTGCGGGCGGACGGCGGCGGTCCGATCAATATTATCGAGAGTGAAACCGGCACCGTTCTTGGAACCATGGATTCACCGCAGAGCCACTATCAGGCTCACACGGGCGCGGTCTATGTGCATCAGGGCCAGAGCTACGTGGTGGAGGAACTGAACGAGCAGGAGCACTGCGCCATCGTCAGTCGGTCCAATCCCGACTACTACACGCAGGCTCGCGACGTCACGCAGATTGAGGTGATTTCCGAGCTGCGCAACGTGCCGTGGGGCCCCATCCGGGTGTGTTTCGGGGAGGTCAAGGTGACCACCCAGGTGATCTCCTTCCAGCGCAAGGCATTTGTCTCGAACGAGATCCTCGGGGAGGAACCGCTGGAGCTTGGTGCGCGGGATCTCTTCACGAAGAGCGTCTGGTTCGAGTGCGATAACCGCTTGCTTGAGAGCAGCGGGATCAGCGTGGCTGATCTGCCCGGCGCTCTTCATGCCGCTGAGCATGCCGCGATTGGGCTGCTGCCGCTGGTCGCGTCGAGCGACCGATGGGACATCGGCGGAGTGTCGACGGCGCTCCATGCGGATACCGGGCTCCCCACCATCTTCGTTTACGACGGCCACCCCGGCGGCGCGGGCTTCGCTGAGCGGGGTTTTGAGGCGGCGAAGACGTGGCTCAGTGCCACAGCGGAGGCGATCCGCTCGTGTGAGTGCAACACAGGCTGCCCCTCCTGCGTTCAGTCGCCCAAGTGTGGCAACCGCAACAACCCGCTGAGCAAGAACGGCGCGCTTACCCTGCTCACCATGCTGCTGGCGCAGGCTCCGGACGGGGAGCCTGCGCCAGGCAAAAACATGTCGGACGGGTAA
- a CDS encoding Rv3654c family TadE-like protein: MKGIEPDKESGAGTALMTGVALAALLLLSVVVLFAQASVAALRAATAADLSALAGADAARGLRDGSPCAVASEVASLQDARLTGCSIEGESGHIVQVSTEVDSIPALPPATGQARAGPPSPDP, translated from the coding sequence ATGAAGGGCATCGAACCGGACAAGGAATCAGGAGCCGGCACCGCTTTGATGACCGGCGTCGCCCTGGCCGCCCTGCTGCTGCTCTCAGTTGTTGTCCTGTTCGCGCAGGCGTCCGTGGCAGCCTTGAGGGCAGCAACGGCCGCGGACCTTTCCGCACTCGCGGGGGCTGACGCTGCACGAGGGCTCCGCGACGGAAGCCCCTGCGCGGTAGCCTCCGAGGTCGCTTCCCTTCAGGACGCCCGGCTGACAGGGTGCTCGATCGAGGGAGAATCAGGACACATCGTTCAGGTTTCCACCGAGGTCGATTCCATTCCTGCGCTTCCCCCGGCAACGGGACAGGCCCGAGCCGGTCCACCGTCACCAGACCCCTAG
- a CDS encoding DUF4244 domain-containing protein yields MTGSTTAATAHTAATTHTAATARSGDPQECSGEARPLATVTPLRPEPVRTNRRTRRALMRSEAGLATAEYAIATLAAVGFAALLVAVLSSGEIRGMLMSLITNALSFG; encoded by the coding sequence ATGACAGGTTCCACCACCGCAGCAACAGCCCACACCGCAGCAACAACTCACACCGCGGCAACAGCCCGGTCCGGGGACCCGCAGGAATGCTCCGGGGAAGCGAGGCCACTTGCCACCGTGACGCCCCTGCGGCCCGAGCCCGTCAGGACCAACCGCCGGACAAGGCGTGCGCTGATGCGGTCCGAGGCAGGGCTGGCCACCGCCGAGTACGCGATCGCCACACTGGCCGCTGTGGGGTTCGCGGCACTTCTGGTCGCAGTCCTTTCCAGTGGGGAGATCCGCGGAATGCTCATGTCGCTGATCACCAACGCCCTCAGCTTCGGCTGA
- the trhO gene encoding oxygen-dependent tRNA uridine(34) hydroxylase TrhO — MSMNRIVLYYAFTPLPDPEAVRLWQRALCEKWGLRGRILISKDGINGTVGGELNAVKQYVKATREYPAFKKMDIKWSDGGAEDFPRLSIKVREEIVSFGAPGELKVDENGVVGGGTHLKPEQVHQLVSERGDDVVFFDGRNALEAQIGKFRNAIVPQVDTTHDFVRELDSGKYDHLKDKPVVTYCTGGIRCEVLSSLMVNRGFNEVYQLQGGIVRYGETYGDAGLWEGSLYVFDKRMHVEFSKDAKTIGKCVRCSAPTNKFENCSNLTCRNLTLYCAQCASDPATLRCPQGCETDEAEATAVGAA, encoded by the coding sequence GTGTCAATGAACCGGATTGTCCTGTATTACGCGTTCACCCCGCTGCCCGATCCCGAAGCGGTGCGGCTCTGGCAGCGCGCCCTGTGTGAAAAATGGGGGCTCCGCGGCCGCATCCTCATCTCGAAGGACGGCATCAACGGCACCGTCGGCGGGGAACTGAACGCGGTCAAGCAATACGTGAAAGCAACCCGGGAGTACCCCGCTTTCAAGAAGATGGACATCAAATGGTCCGACGGCGGGGCAGAAGACTTTCCGCGGCTCAGTATCAAGGTCCGCGAGGAGATCGTGTCCTTCGGCGCACCGGGGGAGCTGAAGGTGGATGAGAACGGCGTGGTGGGCGGCGGTACCCATCTCAAGCCCGAACAGGTGCATCAGCTGGTCAGCGAACGTGGCGACGACGTCGTCTTCTTCGACGGCCGCAATGCCCTCGAAGCGCAGATCGGCAAATTCCGGAACGCGATCGTCCCGCAAGTGGACACCACCCACGACTTCGTGCGCGAACTCGATTCGGGGAAGTACGACCACCTCAAGGACAAACCGGTAGTCACATACTGCACCGGCGGCATCCGCTGCGAGGTGCTCTCCAGCCTCATGGTCAACCGTGGATTCAACGAGGTGTACCAGCTGCAGGGCGGCATTGTGCGCTATGGGGAAACGTATGGGGATGCAGGCCTCTGGGAAGGCTCACTGTACGTCTTCGACAAGCGCATGCATGTTGAGTTCAGCAAGGACGCCAAGACGATCGGCAAGTGCGTCCGCTGCTCCGCGCCCACCAACAAGTTTGAGAACTGCTCGAACCTGACCTGCCGGAACCTGACGCTGTACTGCGCCCAGTGTGCCTCCGACCCCGCCACGCTTCGCTGCCCCCAGGGGTGCGAGACGGATGAGGCGGAAGCCACCGCGGTCGGCGCCGCCTGA
- the srmL gene encoding PheS-related mystery ligase SrmL — translation MYLSIPQLTSALSIRDLTDPEQGPHALQDLLDGVITSLTQAWDIPAEVHRTTGLVATADNYDRLGYAPDDVTRDARYSRHASPTVMLRSHTSAGIPAVLDSLADIEQPYDRLHVLPGLVYRRDAVDRTHVGTPHQVDLWRLKARGLLAEADLRSMASAVVEAVLPGARWRAVPADHSYTSHGMQIDVETPAGWLELAECGLVRARILRNSGLDPRRWTGLALGMGLDRALMLRKGVDDIRLLRSPDPRICAQMRDLEPWRPVSLMPAVRRDLSILCRPDADEETLGDAAREALGPEADVLQSLVIRARTPVEQLPTAAVVRLDAQPGQVNLLVRLTLQALDRTLTDAEANALRDRVYLALHEGQVLELAAG, via the coding sequence ATGTACCTTTCCATTCCCCAACTCACCTCTGCCCTGTCCATCCGCGACCTCACCGATCCGGAACAGGGACCTCACGCGCTGCAGGACCTGCTCGACGGCGTCATCACCTCGTTGACGCAGGCCTGGGACATTCCCGCCGAAGTGCATCGGACAACTGGCCTCGTCGCCACGGCCGACAATTACGACCGGTTGGGCTACGCGCCGGACGACGTCACCAGGGACGCCCGGTACTCGCGCCACGCCAGCCCCACGGTGATGCTCCGAAGCCACACGTCGGCCGGGATCCCCGCCGTTCTTGATTCCCTCGCAGACATCGAGCAACCGTACGACCGGCTCCATGTCCTTCCCGGCTTGGTCTACCGCCGCGATGCGGTGGATCGCACGCACGTCGGCACACCGCACCAGGTTGACCTGTGGCGCCTGAAGGCGCGTGGGCTGCTGGCTGAGGCTGACCTGCGCAGTATGGCCTCCGCCGTGGTCGAGGCGGTCCTGCCCGGTGCTCGCTGGCGGGCCGTACCCGCTGACCATTCCTATACGTCGCACGGCATGCAGATCGACGTCGAGACACCCGCCGGGTGGCTGGAACTGGCTGAGTGCGGCCTGGTGCGCGCGCGGATCCTCCGCAATTCGGGGTTGGACCCGCGTCGCTGGACCGGCCTCGCGCTCGGGATGGGGCTGGACCGGGCGCTGATGCTGCGGAAGGGTGTGGACGACATCCGGCTGCTGCGATCGCCCGACCCCCGCATTTGCGCGCAGATGCGGGACCTGGAGCCGTGGCGTCCCGTCTCCCTCATGCCCGCCGTCCGGCGGGATCTTTCGATCCTTTGCCGTCCCGACGCAGATGAGGAAACGCTGGGTGATGCGGCTCGCGAAGCACTCGGCCCGGAGGCGGATGTCCTGCAGTCGCTGGTGATCCGCGCCCGCACGCCGGTGGAACAGCTGCCGACTGCCGCCGTCGTCCGTCTTGACGCCCAGCCGGGGCAGGTGAACCTGCTGGTACGCCTGACGCTGCAGGCACTCGACCGGACGCTGACCGATGCCGAAGCGAACGCGTTGCGGGACCGCGTGTACCTTGCGCTCCACGAGGGACAGGTGCTTGAGCTGGCGGCCGGGTGA
- a CDS encoding type II secretion system F family protein — protein sequence MKTDPHEIPLFVHQLTGLLQAGRTPSQLWGDALSVHGGSTGTAFSSAARPALSSAHQAAQLGLSVPEVLREAATRTRDPALRPLWQDLAACFEVAERSGAPLAAVLARYAVQRESWLDSDAARDTALAGPRATVRLLSWLPLFGLAVGYLIGVDPLAVLLGSAPGIAALCAGFVLMVIGRIWSSRLVRAAAGDRT from the coding sequence ATGAAGACTGACCCACACGAAATCCCACTGTTCGTCCATCAATTGACCGGCCTGCTCCAGGCAGGACGGACGCCATCCCAGCTGTGGGGAGACGCGCTCAGCGTGCATGGCGGCAGTACCGGAACCGCGTTCTCGTCAGCAGCAAGGCCCGCGCTGAGTTCCGCCCATCAGGCTGCACAGCTCGGACTCAGCGTTCCGGAGGTTTTGCGGGAGGCAGCAACCCGCACCAGGGATCCGGCGTTGCGGCCACTCTGGCAGGACCTGGCTGCCTGCTTTGAGGTCGCCGAGCGCAGTGGTGCACCCCTCGCCGCCGTCCTTGCCCGCTATGCGGTGCAGCGCGAATCGTGGCTCGACTCTGATGCTGCCCGCGATACGGCACTCGCCGGACCCAGGGCTACGGTCCGCCTGCTTTCCTGGCTTCCGCTGTTCGGATTGGCGGTGGGCTATCTGATAGGAGTGGATCCCCTCGCTGTCCTTCTCGGTTCGGCGCCGGGCATCGCCGCACTGTGTGCAGGTTTTGTACTCATGGTTATCGGCAGGATCTGGTCGAGCAGGCTGGTGCGGGCGGCGGCGGGCGATCGCACATGA